Sequence from the Terriglobales bacterium genome:
TTTTGATGGCTTCGGTCGCCTCTATGGACGCCGCCAGATTGACTGCAGAATTTAAAATGCCTGCTGTGTCGCAGGTTTCTACCATTCCAGCAGGCGCCTGGGGGAACATGCACGCCAGGCAAGCGGTCTCGCCGGGAATAATATTCATGGTGAGGCAATAACTGCCCACAGCGGCGGCGTAGATCCAGGGTTTACTTTTGCTCACGGCAAAATCGTTGATCAGATAACGAGTTTCGAAGTTGTCGGTAGCATCGAGCAGCAAATCGGATGCGTCTAACAGAGGTCCGATGTTTTCCGGAGTCAGGTCGGCTACCTCTGGGTACACCTGAATTGCAGAATTGAAGCTGGCTATCTTGCGGGCGGCGGCCAGGGCCTTGGGCAGTGATTCCCGTGCATCGGCCTCGTCAAACAGGCATTGGCGTTGCAGGTTGCTGGACTCAACATAATCGCGGTCAATAATCCGCATTTCACCAATACCGGCGCGCGCCAGCAGGGAAGCAACTGCGGAGCCGGTCGCACCGCATCCAATCACAGCGATTTTCGCGGATGCCAACTTCTGCTGCCCCTCCCGGCCAATGGGGGGGAAGAGCACCTGGCGTGAATAGCGCTCATCAAAGTTATGGTCATGAGACATATTGGTTATGAGACATGTGGCAGCTTCGCGAGTAGACCCGCTAACAATTTATTATAGAAGGTTGGCCTGAAGAGTAACTCCGTCAAAGGTGAAGGAAATATTTAGTTTTTGCGGATAAGTAACAGGGCACGACTCGAGAGTTTTGAAAAGAAGAGGCTTCAGCCGCCAATGCAATCCTGGGGCAGGCCTTGAACTACGAGCTCAGCAACCGGGTGCAACGGCTGTTTGGCGCAAGCCGCATTAAGATAGATCCGCAGGTTGGAGAGCCGGGGACCCCAAATGCGCGGCTTACGGTCGAGCAGGAAGTTTCTGACAAAGTCACGCTCACGTATATCACGAACCTTTCTCAA
This genomic interval carries:
- a CDS encoding ThiF family adenylyltransferase; the protein is MSHDHNFDERYSRQVLFPPIGREGQQKLASAKIAVIGCGATGSAVASLLARAGIGEMRIIDRDYVESSNLQRQCLFDEADARESLPKALAAARKIASFNSAIQVYPEVADLTPENIGPLLDASDLLLDATDNFETRYLINDFAVSKSKPWIYAAAVGSYCLTMNIIPGETACLACMFPQAPAGMVETCDTAGILNSAVNLAASIEATEAIKILLGAKDKLRRTLLSWDAWTNERAEINAERPREQCTVCQQREFVYLAGEGRPHITLCGRNSVQIHEQHRPVDFTEMSRKLTPHGTVKHNEFVLKFWRDPYEMTLFPDGRAIIKGTTDTGVARSLYARFVGS